From the Musa acuminata AAA Group cultivar baxijiao chromosome BXJ3-7, Cavendish_Baxijiao_AAA, whole genome shotgun sequence genome, one window contains:
- the LOC103990955 gene encoding CSC1-like protein ERD4 — MDFSSFVTSLGTSLIIFVVLMLVFTWLNRKPGNAVIYYPNRILRGLDPLEGRTVTRNPLTWIKEAVKASEADVIAVAGVDAAVYLVFLSSVLAILVFSGIILLPVLLPVAATDNGTRSTIDSNSQGTFKNLDKLTMGHVQEGSSRLWAFLLGVYWVSFVTYYVLWKSYTHVSDLRAGAKTSAVVKPEEFAILVRDIPAAPPGQSMKDHVDSYFRALHPETFYKSMVVTDNKTANKIWEEKEGYRKKLARAEVVYAESKTTGKPEGTRPTNRTGFLGLVGPKVDTIDHCNEKIQELLPKLEAEQKITLKEKQQGAALVFFSSKPAAVSASQTIHAQKIDTWTMMEAPEPQQVLWTNLSKKFYEREIRSLIVYGIVFLTVCFYMIPIAFVSAFTTMENLKKYLPFLKKIVDQPEIKTVLEAYLPQIALLVFMALLPTFLMYLSKEEGIPSESHAVRAASGKYFYFIVFNVFLGVTIGGTLYGSLKEIIKKPSQIITLLGSSLPKSATFFLTYVALKFFVGYGLELSRLVPLIIFHLKKKYLCKTEDEVKEAWAPSDFGYATRFPNDMLIVTIVLCYSVIAPIIIPFGVVYFGLGWLVARNQALKVYAPRYESNGRMWPHMHARIVAALIVYQITMLGYIGILRKFYYAPFLIPVIAISFIFAYVCKQRFYLAFFHTPLEVACEGTKEIPNMESIYAAYIPPCLSTEKLHDADQFEDAHSHSLRTTSL, encoded by the exons atGGATTTTAGCTCCTTCGTGACGTCGCTGGGGACGTCCCTCATCATCTTTGTGGTGTTGATGCTAGTGTTCACATGGCTGAACAGGAAGCCCGGCAACGCGGTCATCTACTACCCCAACCGCATCCTGAGGGGCTTGGATCCCCTGGAAGGGCGGACGGTGACGAGGAACCCCCTGACTTGGATCAAGGAGGCCGTAAAAGCGTCCGAGGCCGACGTCATCGCCGTCGCCGGCGTCGACGCCGCCGTCTACCTGGTCTTCCTCAGCTCCG TTTTAGCGATATTGGTCTTCTCCGGAATTATTCTTCTTCCAGTTCTTCTTCCGGTTGCGGCAACTGATAATGGTACACGATCTACTATCGACAGCAACAGCCAGGGAACCTTCAAGAACCTTGACAAGTTAACGATGGGACATGTCCAA GAGGGCAGTTCAAGGTTGTGGGCATTTCTGCTTGGAGTATATTGGGTTTCCTTTGTCACATACTATGTGCTCTGGAAATCCTACACACATGTTTCAGATCTGAGAGCTGGAGCAAAAACAAGTGCAGTAGTAAAACCTGAAGAGTTTGCCATATTGGTCAGGGACATACCAGCAGCTCCTCCAGGTCAATCTATGAAGGATCATGTTGACTCATACTTTAGAGCACTTCATCCAGAAACATTCTACAAGTCAATGGTTGTCACAGATAACAAAACG GCCAACAAAATCTGGGAAGAGAAAGAAGGTTACAGAAAGAAACTTGCTCGAGCTGAAGTTGTGTATGCAGAATCTAAAACTACAGGGAAACCAGAAGGTACAAGGCCCACCAACAGAACTGGCTTTCTCGGTCTCGTAGGTCCAAAAGTTGATACCATTGATCACTGTAATGAGAAAATACAGGAATTGCTGCCTAAATTAGAGGCTGAACAAAAGATCACTCTAAAAGAGAAACAACAAGGTGCAGCTCTTGTTTTcttcagcagcaagcctgctgctgtTTCTGCTAGCCAGACGATCCATGCTCAAAAGATTGATACATGGACTATGATGGAAGCTCCAGAGCCACAGCAGGTTCTGTGGACAAATTTGTCAAAGAAGTTCTACGAGAGAGAGATAAGATCTTTGATTGTCTATGGCATAGTCTTCCTCACCGTATGCTTCTACATGATCCCAATTGCGTTTGTCTCGGCCTTTACAACGATGGAAAACTTGAAGAAGTATCTGCCCTTTTTGAAGAAAATAGTAGATCAACCAGAGATCAAAACTGTTTTGGAAGCTTACCTGCCTCAAATCGCACTCCTAGTGTTCATGGCTTTGTTGCCAACTTTCCTTATGTATCTATCAAAGGAAGAAGGAATACCCTCTGAGAGTCATGCAGTGCGAGCTGCCTCTGGGAAGTACTTCTACTTCATTGTCTTCAATGTCTTCCTTGGAGTAACAATTGGTGGGACATTGTATGGTTCACTAAAGGAAATTATTAAGAAACCCAGTCAAATTATCACTCTGCTTGGATCGAGCCTGCCTAAAAGTGCCACCTTCTTCCTCACCTATGTTGCACTGAA ATTCTTCGTTGGCTATGGGCTTGAACTTTCGCGTTTGGTTCCTCTTATCatctttcatctcaaaaagaagtaTCTTTGTAAAACTGAAGACGAGGTGAAAGAGGCTTGGGCTCCTAGTGATTTTGGTTATGCTACTCGATTTCCCAACGACATGCTTATCGTCACAATTGTTCTCTGTTACTCAGTAATAGCTCCTATAATAATTCCGTTTGGTGTGGTGTACTTTGGCCTCGGTTGGCTTGTTGCACGTAATCAG GCACTGAAAGTTTATGCCCCTCGGTATGAGAGCAATGGCCGAATGTGGCCTCACATGCATGCACGGATTGTTGCAGCTCTGATTGTCTATCAGATCACCATGCTTGGCTACATTGGCATATTGCGGAAATTCTATTACGCTCCGTTTCTGATTCCTGTTATCGCCATCTCCTTTATCTTTGCTTATGTGTGCAAACAGCGTTTCTATCTTGCCTTCTTCCACACTCCTCTTGAAGTAGCGTGCGAGGGTACAAAGGAAATCCCAAATATGGAATCCATATATGCAGCTTACATTCCACCTTGCTTGAGCACCGAGAAGCTTCATGATGCCGACCAATTCGAGGATGCTCACTCGCATTCGTTGAGAACTACATCTTTATAA
- the LOC135583177 gene encoding single myb histone 6-like: MGAPKQRWTPEEEAALKAGVRKHGVGKWRTILKDPEFSGVLSMRSNVDLKDKWRNINVTAYGWGSRGKARAALKKSRQISRHDGALVSVGTTVEDTDTEIIDAKPLTMSSEPHQTTGQKRSLFRLDTLILEAVTNLKEPAGSDKAAIAMYIEDRYWPPTDFKQLLSAKLKALTSSGRLIKVKRKYSTPSSSAFSEEKSSKLLLLEGRQRESRVDIKPLLKSQVDAELARTQSMTAQEAAALAAKAVAEAEAAIAEAEEAAREAEAAEADAEAAQAFAEAAMLTLRNKNATKLMIQV, from the exons ATGGGTGCTCCCAAGCAAAGATGGACACCAGAGGAAGAAGCTGCTCTCAAAGCTGGAGTACGTAAGCATGGGGTTGGCAAATGGCGCACAATTTTGAAAGATCCAGAATTTAGTGGTGTATTATCCATGCGATCTAATGTTGACCTCAAG GACAAGTGGCGGAATATTAATGTAACTGCATATGGATGGGGATCTCGAGGAAAGGCCAGGGCAGCTTTGAAAAAGAGCCGACAGATCTCCAGGCATGATGGTGCACTAGTGTCTGTTGGAACAACGGTCGAGGATACAGACACAGAAATTATTGACGCCAAGCCTCTTACCATGTCTAGTGAACCACATCAAACTACTGGTCAGAAGAGGTCTCTGTTCAG GCTAGACACTCTGATACTGGAAGCTGTAACAAATTTGAAGGAGCCCGCTGGGTCTGACAAGGCAGCTATTGCCATGTATATAGAG GATCGGTATTGGCCTCCCACAGATTTTAAACAGTTGTTATCAGCAAAATTGAAGGCTTTAACTTCAAGTGGGAGATTGATCAAG GTGAAGCGCAAGTATAGTACACCATCAAGTTCAGCTTTTTCAGAAGAAAAAAGCTCCAAGCTTTTGCTTCTTGAGGGAAGACAAAGGGAATCAAGGGTTGATATCAAGCCCCTCTTAAAATCTCAAGTAGATGCTGAATTAGCACGAACACAAAGTATGACTGCTCAGGAAGCTGCAGCTCTTGCTGCTAAAGCAGTTGCAGAGGCAGAAGCTGCAATTGCAGAAGCCGAAGAAGCGGCGAGAGAGGCAGAAGCTGCTGAAGCTGATGCAGAAGCAGCTCAAGCTTTCGCTGAGGCAGCAATGTTGACACTGAGAAATAAAAATGCTACTAAACTG ATGATTCAAGTCTGA
- the LOC135643177 gene encoding phospholipase A1-Igamma1, chloroplastic-like, producing the protein MDLPLSTTIDRHPLPLTKHSFIISAATSVEAPSPPERRIHIPTTLSNFLHLHLASKPDGRTVDHPTLTVDDAPAFSPKEDISSLFPDIHGRADWCRLLNPLHPWLRREIIKYGELAQATYDGFDFNPFSEFCGSCLYGRHRLLEKLGLSRSGYEVSTYVYAMSHVDLPAWLERSIHADAWSTESNWMGFVAVSDDEESHRIGCRDVVVAWRGTIAPTEWFENVQGKLEPLGDGHSAVKVEHGFLGVYTSKSERTRYNKTSASEQVMAEIKRLVNHYRRQGEEVSLTITGHSLGGALALLNAYEAASAMPDLPVSVISFGAPRVGNAAFGDRLKEMNVKVLRVVVKQDVVPKMPGILFNEGLKRLESVTGKLGWVYSHVGLELGLDVRSSPFLKRGIDVAGFHNLEAYLHLVDGFRSSDNGFRSSFKRDVALVNKASGMLRDELNIPPCWYQVANKGMMCNAHGRWMKPAREQEDIPSPHAQTPDPCQA; encoded by the coding sequence ATGGACTTGCCTCTCTCCACCACCATCGACCGCCACCCACTCCCCCTCACCAAGCACTCCTTCATCATCTCCGCCGCCACCTCCGTCGAAGCGCCGTCGCCCCCAGAACGCCGGATACACATACCGACGACTCTCTCTAACTTTCTCCACCTCCACCTCGCGTCGAAGCCCGACGGCCGGACCGTTGACCACCCAACCCTCACCGTCGACGACGCTCCGGCCTTCTCCCCGAAAGAAGACATCTCCTCCCTCTTCCCGGATATCCACGGACGCGCCGACTGGTGTCGCCTCCTCAACCCCCTCCACCCCTGGCTCCGCCGTGAGATCATCAAATACGGGGAGCTCGCGCAGGCCACCTACGACGGATTCGACTTCAACCCCTTCTCCGAGTTCTGCGGCAGCTGCCTCTACGGCCGCCACCGGCTCCTCGAGAAGCTCGGCCTGTCGAGGAGCGGCTACGAGGTGTCCACGTACGTCTACGCCATGTCCCACGTCGATCTCCCCGCCTGGCTCGAGCGCTCAATCCATGCGGACGCATGGAGCACGGAGTCCAACTGGATGGGCTTCGTCGCCGtgagcgacgacgaggagtcccACCGCATCGGCTGCCGCGACGTCGTCGTCGCCTGGCGAGGCACCATCGCGCCGACCGAGTGGTTCGAGAACGTACAGGGCAAGCTCGAGCCGCTGGGGGACGGCCACAGCGCCGTCAAGGTCGAGCATGGCTTCCTCGGTGTGTACACATCAAAGAGCGAGAGGACGCGCTACAACAAGACCAGTGCGTCCGAGCAAGTCATGGCTGAGATCAAGAGGTTGGTAAATCATTACAGACGGCAGGGGGAAGAGGTCAGCCTGACCATCACCGGCCACAGCCTGGGCGGCGCGTTAGCTCTGCTCAACGCCTACGAGGCAGCGTCCGCCATGCCGGACCTTCCTGTCAGCGTCATATCCTTCGGCGCACCGCGCGTCGGCAACGCCGCATTCGGCGATAGGCTCAAGGAGATGAACGTGAAGGTACTGAGGGTGGTGGTGAAGCAAGATGTGGTGCCGAAGATGCCCGGGATCCTATTCAACGAGGGGCTGAAGAGGCTGGAGAGCGTGACCGGAAAACTGGGGTGGGTGTACAGTCACGTCGGCCTCGAGCTCGGGCTCGACGTCCGGTCGTCGCCGTTCCTCAAGCGCGGAATCGACGTCGCCGGATTCCACAATCTGGAGGCCTACCTGCACTTGGTCGATGGATTTCGCAGCTCGGACAATGGGTTCAGGAGCAGCTTCAAGAGGGATGTGGCGCTGGTAAACAAGGCCAGTGGGATGCTGAGGGATGAACTCAACATACCACCTTGCTGGTATCAGGTAGCTAACAAGGGAATGATGTGCAATGCTCATGGGAGATGGATGAAACCTGCAAGAGAGCAGGAAGACATCCCTTCACCTCATGCACAAACACCTGATCCATGTCAAGCTTGA